The Corynebacterium tuberculostearicum genome window below encodes:
- a CDS encoding DUF3592 domain-containing protein: MAPPQHKPHAAVVPRYTPAVYRRRLHQLTLALYLAALVGVVGMVIGPALNDHAIASHPARALATVKDVGMLRTTVDFQDSEGIYHTPQHGLLYPSGLGEGQQVWVHYAQDDPDLVKVEGREWTLAIIPALSVGVVATLIAAVLWKLISFFTRRAEK; this comes from the coding sequence GTGGCCCCGCCGCAGCACAAGCCGCACGCGGCCGTGGTGCCGCGCTATACGCCCGCGGTCTATCGTCGCCGCCTGCACCAGCTGACACTGGCGCTGTACCTGGCTGCGCTGGTGGGCGTGGTGGGCATGGTCATCGGGCCGGCGCTAAATGACCACGCCATCGCCAGCCACCCTGCGCGCGCTTTGGCCACGGTCAAGGATGTGGGCATGCTGCGCACCACGGTGGATTTCCAAGACAGTGAAGGGATTTACCACACCCCACAGCACGGGCTGCTCTATCCCAGTGGGCTGGGCGAGGGTCAGCAGGTGTGGGTGCACTACGCCCAGGACGACCCAGACCTGGTCAAGGTTGAAGGCCGCGAATGGACGCTGGCCATCATCCCGGCGCTCTCGGTAGGAGTGGTTGCCACGCTCATCGCGGCCGTGCTGTGGAAGCTGATTAGCTTCTTTACCCGCCGCGCGGAGAAATAA